In Arthrobacter sp. MN05-02, one genomic interval encodes:
- the deoC gene encoding deoxyribose-phosphate aldolase codes for MEAMPTDASLASYIDHTLLKPEASREQILTVCREAVEYSFKSVCVNPLWVSTVRTAVKGSGVLTCSVVGFPLGATTTEVKVLEARGAVADGADEIDMVIDIAAARAGDRDALVRDILAVADAVHEHGAILKVIIETSLLTDEQKVLACEAAVEAGADFVKTSTGFNGGGATVADVALMRRTVGPDLGVKASGGVRSLEDARAMIDAGATRIGASSGVAIVKGEQGAAGY; via the coding sequence ATGGAGGCCATGCCTACCGACGCATCCCTTGCCTCCTACATCGACCACACGCTCCTGAAGCCCGAGGCCAGCCGTGAGCAGATCCTCACGGTATGCCGCGAGGCCGTCGAGTACTCGTTCAAGTCCGTCTGCGTGAATCCCCTTTGGGTCAGCACCGTGCGCACCGCGGTGAAGGGCAGCGGTGTCCTCACCTGCTCCGTCGTCGGCTTCCCGCTCGGCGCCACCACGACCGAGGTCAAGGTCCTCGAGGCCCGCGGCGCCGTCGCCGACGGCGCCGACGAGATCGACATGGTCATCGACATCGCCGCGGCCCGTGCGGGCGACAGGGACGCACTCGTCCGAGACATCCTGGCCGTCGCCGATGCCGTGCACGAGCACGGCGCCATCCTCAAGGTCATCATCGAGACGTCGCTGCTCACCGACGAACAGAAAGTGCTTGCCTGCGAGGCGGCCGTCGAGGCAGGCGCCGACTTCGTGAAGACCTCCACCGGCTTCAACGGGGGCGGCGCCACCGTGGCGGACGTCGCGCTGATGCGGCGGACCGTCGGCCCTGACCTGGGTGTGAAGGCCTCCGGCGGCGTGCGCTCGCTCGAGGATGCACGTGCCATGATCGACGCCGGAGCAACGCGTATCGGTGCGAGCTCCGGAGTCGCTATCGTTAAGGGAGAACAGGGCGCCGCAGGCTACTGA
- a CDS encoding two-component sensor histidine kinase, whose amino-acid sequence MADRGEAAQGVDLTESGRATVRRRHGRRIILSELALTVTFTLCVALGLLERDDLASAEAFLAGWALNVLVLVLCCVMPWFRIPNRWVILVPLTDFVAVGLARAAAGESLSGVGLLAAFPVVWIAASRVRTSTAAAVTVVASLAIVWLPLLLHAEPVTIDSFIQPILLPIMLTGLALFVSALTKDNRRRQEALRASQAALRESVEAGRRRERLLGTVLDTVSVGLLAVDADGHDILMNARQREAHSGAAPDGNDDPNEAELLIFGPDRVTPIPPEDRPVARAIRGEDLESVQVWVGPPRSQRALSIFSHSMHDDDGTFAGTVVSFNDVTELVLALQAKDDFLSNVSHEFRTPLTSILGYLELSLELGESLPEDVTGYIEVARRNAVRLEQLVEDLLAINAGTFEVHPVTTDVGRTLAEAASSAHVRASRAGLHLVNRAPSSLRAVVDPIRLAQAVDNLLTNAIKYNRRGGSITLDASLDDGGLRVEVADTGIGIESAELHQVFDRFFRSPSVRTTAVPGVGLGLLITKSIVSEHGGSITVTSEPGQGTCFTMLLPQSGPGTAGSAG is encoded by the coding sequence ATGGCCGATCGGGGGGAGGCAGCCCAGGGCGTGGACCTGACGGAGTCGGGCCGGGCCACGGTGCGGAGGCGGCACGGCCGGCGCATCATCCTGAGCGAACTCGCGCTGACCGTCACGTTCACGCTCTGCGTGGCGCTGGGACTCCTCGAGCGGGACGATCTCGCCTCGGCCGAGGCCTTCCTCGCCGGGTGGGCGCTCAACGTGCTCGTCCTGGTGCTCTGCTGTGTGATGCCCTGGTTCCGCATCCCGAACAGATGGGTCATCCTCGTCCCCCTGACGGACTTCGTGGCCGTCGGGCTCGCGCGTGCAGCGGCCGGCGAGAGCCTGTCCGGCGTGGGACTGCTGGCAGCCTTCCCCGTGGTCTGGATCGCGGCCTCCCGGGTACGGACCAGCACGGCCGCCGCGGTGACCGTCGTCGCCTCCCTCGCGATCGTCTGGCTCCCTCTGCTGCTCCACGCCGAGCCGGTGACCATCGACTCCTTCATCCAGCCGATCCTGCTGCCCATCATGCTCACGGGACTGGCCCTGTTCGTCAGTGCGCTCACGAAGGACAACCGGCGGCGGCAGGAAGCACTGCGCGCATCGCAGGCGGCGTTGCGCGAGAGCGTGGAGGCGGGCCGGCGGCGTGAGCGCCTACTGGGAACCGTGCTGGACACCGTCAGCGTGGGACTCCTCGCCGTGGATGCGGACGGTCACGACATCCTCATGAACGCCCGGCAGCGGGAAGCCCACTCCGGGGCGGCCCCGGACGGCAACGACGATCCGAACGAGGCGGAGCTGCTCATCTTCGGTCCGGACCGCGTGACGCCCATCCCGCCCGAGGACCGTCCCGTGGCCCGCGCCATCAGGGGCGAGGACCTCGAATCCGTGCAGGTCTGGGTGGGTCCTCCCCGCTCCCAGCGGGCCCTCAGCATCTTCTCGCACTCGATGCACGACGACGACGGCACGTTCGCGGGCACGGTGGTGTCCTTCAACGACGTGACGGAACTGGTGCTCGCGCTCCAGGCGAAGGACGACTTCCTCTCGAACGTCTCGCACGAGTTCCGGACTCCACTGACCTCCATCCTCGGGTACCTCGAGCTGAGCCTCGAACTCGGCGAGTCCCTGCCGGAGGACGTCACCGGGTACATCGAGGTGGCGCGGCGCAATGCCGTGCGGCTGGAGCAGCTGGTCGAGGACCTGCTGGCCATCAACGCGGGCACCTTCGAGGTCCATCCCGTGACGACCGACGTCGGCAGGACCCTCGCCGAGGCGGCGTCGTCCGCCCATGTGCGCGCCTCCCGCGCGGGACTGCACCTCGTCAACCGTGCGCCGTCGTCACTCCGGGCCGTGGTGGATCCCATCCGGCTCGCCCAGGCGGTGGACAATCTGCTCACCAACGCCATCAAGTACAACAGGCGGGGCGGCAGCATCACGCTGGACGCGTCGCTGGACGACGGCGGCCTGCGGGTGGAGGTCGCGGACACGGGCATCGGGATCGAGTCCGCGGAGCTGCACCAGGTGTTCGACCGTTTCTTCCGCTCGCCCTCGGTCCGCACCACGGCGGTGCCGGGCGTGGGACTCGGCCTGCTGATCACCAAGAGCATCGTCAGCGAGCACGGCGGCTCGATCACCGTCACGAGCGAACCCGGGCAGGGCACGTGCTTCACGATGCTCCTGCCCCAATCCGGCCCGGGAACGGCCGGAAGCGCGGGCTAG
- a CDS encoding putative SUF system FeS assembly protein, which translates to MSTGLEQLYQQIILDHAKARHGSPLREYDGAGRSGESHQLNPVCGDEITLRAGVADGTVTSVSWDGAGCAISMASASVLTDLVQGLPRDEVISLVDSFREVMRSRGRIEADEEVLGDAAAFSGVSRFPARVKCAMLAWVALEESLLAANA; encoded by the coding sequence ATGAGTACCGGCCTCGAACAGCTGTACCAGCAGATCATCCTCGACCACGCGAAGGCGCGGCACGGTTCCCCGCTCCGCGAGTACGACGGCGCGGGCCGGTCGGGCGAATCCCACCAGCTGAACCCCGTGTGCGGTGACGAGATCACCCTCCGTGCGGGAGTGGCCGACGGCACGGTGACGTCCGTGAGCTGGGACGGAGCCGGCTGCGCCATCTCCATGGCCTCGGCCTCCGTCCTCACCGACCTGGTGCAGGGACTGCCGCGGGACGAGGTGATCTCCCTCGTGGACTCGTTCCGCGAGGTGATGCGCTCACGCGGCCGGATCGAGGCCGACGAGGAGGTGCTCGGCGACGCCGCGGCATTCTCCGGCGTCTCCCGCTTCCCTGCGAGGGTCAAGTGCGCCATGCTCGCGTGGGTCGCCCTCGAGGAATCGCTCCTGGCCGCCAACGCCTAG
- a CDS encoding hypothetical protein (possible pseudo due to frameshift), which yields MPVVETPVTLTPSDAGLTDAEIHRIRNDFPILGTEVNGRPLVYLDSGATSQNPVSVMEAEQEFYEQRNAAVHRGAHTLAVEATDAYEDARAAVARLVGARAGELVWTSNATEGINLVAYAMSNAALGRGGGAALRRGPG from the coding sequence GTGCCCGTGGTTGAAACACCCGTCACGCTCACCCCGTCCGATGCCGGGCTGACCGACGCCGAAATCCACCGCATCCGCAACGACTTCCCGATCCTCGGCACCGAGGTCAACGGCCGGCCGCTCGTCTACCTCGACTCCGGCGCCACCTCCCAGAATCCGGTGAGTGTGATGGAGGCGGAGCAGGAGTTCTACGAGCAGCGCAACGCGGCCGTCCACCGCGGTGCCCACACCCTCGCGGTCGAGGCGACCGACGCCTACGAGGACGCCCGTGCCGCCGTCGCCCGCCTCGTCGGCGCCCGCGCCGGTGAGCTCGTCTGGACGTCGAACGCCACCGAGGGCATCAACCTGGTGGCCTACGCGATGTCCAACGCAGCCCTCGGACGGGGCGGCGGCGCGGCGCTTCGCCGTGGGCCCGGGTGA
- a CDS encoding CDP-alcohol phosphatidyltransferase translates to MRSGAQLEFRQALDSLASAQKTSKGAPAYSRYINRRLGRVFAAAAYTRGLAPNQVTVISAIATFSGLALLILTDPTTGTALLVTTLLVLGYALDSADGQLARLTGTGSAAGEWLDHTVDAFKEGSLHLCVLICWWRYLDLEAAWLIVPIVFQVLATVHFFSSLLMDQLRRARRTSGSSAPVAEQATSSALYSLAVLPTDFGLLCVLFVLLLFPAVFVGAYSLLMLANAAFLVLALPKWYREVKTWS, encoded by the coding sequence ATGCGATCTGGGGCGCAATTGGAATTCCGACAAGCACTGGATTCTCTCGCCAGTGCACAGAAGACATCGAAGGGGGCGCCCGCCTACTCGAGATACATCAACAGGAGACTGGGAAGGGTCTTCGCGGCAGCAGCGTATACCCGCGGCCTCGCGCCCAACCAAGTCACCGTCATCAGTGCCATCGCCACCTTCTCCGGGCTGGCGCTGCTGATCCTGACGGATCCGACGACCGGCACCGCACTCCTGGTGACCACGCTGCTGGTCCTGGGCTATGCGCTGGACTCGGCGGACGGCCAGCTCGCACGGCTGACCGGGACGGGATCCGCGGCCGGCGAGTGGCTGGACCACACCGTGGACGCCTTCAAGGAGGGGAGCCTGCACCTGTGCGTGCTCATCTGCTGGTGGCGCTACCTCGATCTCGAGGCCGCATGGTTGATCGTGCCGATCGTGTTCCAGGTGCTGGCGACGGTGCACTTCTTCTCGTCGCTCCTGATGGACCAGCTGAGAAGGGCCCGCCGCACCAGCGGCAGCAGCGCGCCGGTCGCGGAGCAGGCGACCTCGTCGGCCCTGTATTCCCTCGCGGTCCTGCCGACGGACTTCGGCCTGTTGTGCGTCCTGTTCGTCCTGCTGCTCTTCCCTGCCGTCTTCGTGGGTGCGTACAGCCTGCTCATGCTCGCGAACGCCGCGTTCCTGGTCCTGGCCCTGCCGAAGTGGTACCGGGAGGTGAAGACGTGGAGCTGA
- a CDS encoding hypothetical protein (possible pseudo due to frameshift) encodes MFLARNRPDIVYVSTLSIPWWPIIARVAGCRVLVHIHEAEGHVRPIIRHLLALPLLFSSDLIANSRYTVKVLSQSLPRTAARAQVVYNGVAGPASVTPPRAELSDPVRLIYFGRISHRKGVDVAIDAVAELKRRGRVARLDVVGAVFGGNEDYAQGLTDRIRRRGLQDSVRMVGFREDVWASLDDADIVLIPARLDESFGNTVVEAMLAARPAVVSAMPGLLEAGNGFGSVHFVEPDDVGQLASAIEVIVDDWSRWSGLAVQDRLRAREHHAPSRYRDEVVASIAESREP; translated from the coding sequence GTGTTCCTCGCCCGGAACCGCCCGGACATCGTCTATGTGAGCACGCTCAGCATTCCCTGGTGGCCCATCATCGCGCGGGTGGCCGGATGCCGGGTGCTGGTCCACATCCACGAGGCGGAAGGCCATGTGCGCCCGATCATCCGGCACCTCCTGGCCCTGCCGCTCCTCTTCTCGTCGGACCTGATCGCCAACAGCCGGTACACCGTGAAGGTCCTGAGCCAGTCCCTGCCGCGGACGGCCGCCCGGGCGCAGGTCGTGTACAACGGGGTCGCCGGACCCGCGTCCGTGACACCGCCCCGGGCGGAGCTCTCCGACCCTGTCCGGCTCATCTACTTCGGCCGGATCTCGCACCGCAAGGGCGTGGACGTCGCGATCGACGCCGTGGCCGAACTGAAACGCAGAGGGCGGGTGGCCCGCCTGGACGTCGTGGGAGCAGTGTTCGGCGGCAACGAGGACTACGCACAGGGCCTCACGGACAGGATCCGGCGCAGGGGACTGCAGGACTCCGTGCGGATGGTCGGCTTCCGCGAGGACGTCTGGGCATCGCTCGACGACGCGGACATCGTCCTGATCCCGGCGCGGCTCGACGAGTCGTTCGGGAACACCGTGGTCGAGGCCATGCTCGCGGCCCGTCCCGCTGTCGTCTCCGCGATGCCCGGTCTGCTCGAAGCAGGGAACGGTTTCGGCAGCGTCCATTTCGTGGAACCGGACGACGTCGGTCAGCTCGCGTCGGCCATCGAGGTGATCGTGGACGACTGGTCCCGCTGGAGCGGGCTCGCCGTCCAGGACCGGCTCCGCGCGCGGGAGCACCACGCGCCGAGCAGGTATCGGGACGAGGTCGTCGCATCGATCGCGGAGTCGAGGGAACCCTGA
- the nhaA_1 gene encoding Na(+)/H(+) antiporter NhaA, with the protein MPSPSSGPTPRSRESYFAVRDFEFGYEPWHLELSVGAWASDGLLAVFFFLTGLELKREFVAGDLRRISRAIVPVAAAFGGVVVPALVYTVVNLSSPDTLRGWAIPTATDIAFALAVLAVISSHLPGALRIFLLTLAVVDDLIAIAIIAFFYSEDVHLTFLLWMVLPLGLFALLAQRRPKFFGSTTRGPWLILLPLGIITWALMHASGVHATVAGVLLGFCVPVLRKSGGKPALPRPGKPGLAEVLEHRFRPLSTGFAVPVFAFFSAGVAIGGAEGFASALTDPVLIGIVLGLVLGKPVGIMLTTFLVTKTTRANLDPGLSWWDLLGVGLLAGVGFTVSLLVNDLSFGAGSEHDDHAKVAILTASLTAALLSSVVLRARNKHYRRMSEEEKTDTDNDGIPDVFEDRED; encoded by the coding sequence GTGCCATCGCCATCATCTGGGCCAACTCCCCGTTCTCGGGAGTCGTACTTCGCCGTCCGGGATTTCGAGTTCGGCTACGAGCCGTGGCACCTGGAGCTGTCCGTCGGCGCCTGGGCCTCGGACGGCCTCCTGGCCGTGTTCTTCTTCCTCACCGGACTCGAACTCAAACGCGAATTCGTGGCGGGTGACCTGCGCCGGATCAGCCGCGCGATCGTGCCCGTGGCGGCGGCGTTCGGCGGCGTCGTCGTCCCCGCCCTCGTCTACACGGTCGTGAACCTGTCCTCACCGGACACCCTGCGCGGCTGGGCCATCCCCACCGCGACGGACATCGCCTTCGCCCTGGCCGTCCTGGCCGTCATCAGCTCGCACCTGCCCGGCGCCCTGCGGATCTTCCTGCTGACCCTCGCCGTCGTCGACGACCTCATCGCGATCGCGATCATCGCGTTCTTCTACTCCGAGGACGTGCACCTGACCTTTTTGCTGTGGATGGTCCTCCCCCTGGGACTGTTCGCGCTCCTCGCCCAGCGCAGGCCGAAGTTCTTCGGCAGCACCACGCGTGGCCCGTGGCTGATCCTGCTGCCGCTGGGCATCATCACCTGGGCCCTCATGCATGCCTCCGGCGTCCACGCCACCGTCGCCGGGGTGCTGCTCGGTTTCTGCGTTCCCGTGCTGCGGAAGTCCGGCGGGAAGCCGGCCCTGCCCCGGCCCGGCAAGCCCGGACTCGCCGAGGTCCTCGAGCACCGCTTCCGCCCCCTGTCCACCGGTTTCGCCGTTCCGGTCTTCGCGTTCTTCTCGGCCGGTGTCGCGATCGGCGGGGCGGAGGGTTTCGCGTCGGCCCTCACCGACCCGGTCCTCATCGGCATCGTCCTGGGCCTGGTCCTGGGCAAGCCCGTCGGGATCATGCTGACCACGTTCCTCGTCACCAAGACCACCAGGGCGAACCTCGACCCGGGCCTGAGCTGGTGGGACCTGCTCGGTGTCGGGCTCCTCGCGGGCGTGGGCTTCACCGTCTCCCTGCTCGTCAACGACCTCAGCTTCGGCGCCGGCAGCGAGCACGACGACCATGCGAAGGTCGCCATCCTCACGGCGTCCCTCACCGCGGCCCTGCTCTCCAGCGTGGTGCTGCGGGCCCGTAACAAGCACTACCGCCGCATGAGCGAGGAAGAGAAGACCGACACCGACAACGACGGCATCCCCGATGTCTTCGAGGACCGCGAGGACTAG
- a CDS encoding hypothetical protein (possible pseudo due to frameshift) yields MGPGDRIVVTEMEHHANLIPWQELAARTGAELRFLPVGDDGTLRLEDAAAVITPATRLVAFSHASNVLGTINPVRELVQLARAVGALTLLDACQSVPHLPVDVKALDVDFLVFSGHKMLGPTGIGALYGRAELLDAMPPFLTGGSMITTVTMERAEYLPSPNRFEAGTQRISQAIALGAAANYLAETGMGRIEAWEAALGARLVEGLGAIDGIRVLGPGAGLPRIGLAAFDVDGVHAHDVGQFLDDKGIAVRVGHHCAQPLHRRFGLTATTRASTYLYNTTDEVDAFLDAVAQVRPFFGAS; encoded by the coding sequence GTGGGCCCGGGTGACCGCATCGTCGTCACCGAGATGGAGCACCACGCCAACCTCATCCCCTGGCAGGAGCTCGCCGCCCGTACAGGGGCGGAGCTGCGCTTCCTCCCGGTCGGTGACGACGGGACGCTCCGGCTCGAGGACGCCGCTGCGGTGATCACGCCCGCGACGAGGCTCGTCGCGTTCTCGCATGCCTCGAACGTCCTCGGCACCATCAACCCGGTCCGGGAGCTCGTCCAGCTCGCCCGGGCGGTGGGGGCACTCACCCTGCTCGATGCGTGCCAGTCCGTGCCGCACCTGCCCGTGGACGTGAAGGCCCTCGACGTGGACTTCCTGGTGTTCTCCGGCCACAAGATGCTCGGCCCCACCGGTATCGGCGCGCTCTACGGCCGCGCCGAGCTGCTCGACGCCATGCCGCCCTTCCTGACCGGCGGCTCCATGATCACCACGGTGACGATGGAGCGGGCCGAGTACCTCCCGTCGCCGAACCGCTTCGAGGCGGGGACGCAGCGCATCTCGCAGGCCATCGCCCTCGGTGCCGCCGCGAACTACCTCGCGGAGACCGGCATGGGACGGATCGAGGCATGGGAGGCAGCCCTCGGCGCCAGGCTCGTCGAAGGCCTCGGCGCCATCGACGGCATCCGCGTGCTGGGTCCGGGCGCGGGTCTGCCGCGCATCGGACTCGCCGCGTTCGACGTCGACGGCGTGCACGCGCACGACGTCGGCCAGTTCCTCGACGACAAGGGCATCGCCGTCCGGGTGGGGCACCACTGCGCCCAGCCGCTCCACCGGCGGTTCGGCCTCACGGCGACCACACGCGCCAGCACGTACCTCTACAACACCACGGACGAGGTGGACGCGTTCCTGGACGCCGTCGCGCAGGTCCGTCCGTTCTTCGGAGCATCCTGA
- a CDS encoding hypothetical protein (possible pseudo due to frameshift), translating to MAKFVELLQRSTGAGPTRTTREYLVLEYAPSKRGAPGDRLFVPTDQLDQVTRYVGGDAPALSKMGGSDWSKTKNQARKAVKEIAGELIRLYSARMASRGHAFGPDTPWQRELEEAFPYVETPDQLTTINEVKADMEREVPMDRLVSGDVGYGKTEIAVRAAFKAVQDGKQVAVLVPTTLLVQQHFETFSERFSGFPVRVRALSRFQTAKESRETAEGLTSGAVDVVIGTHRLLSKEVSFKDLGLVIVDEEQRFGVEHKEALKKMRTNVDVLAMSATPIPRTLEMSLTGIRETSTLATPPEERHPVLTYVGPYTDKQASAAIRRELMREGQVFFVHNRVSSIDRTAAHLKELVPEARVAVAHGQMTESRLEQIIVDFWEKRFDVLVCTTIIETGLDISNANTLIVDRADSYGLSQLHQLRGRVGRGRERAYAYFLYPSEKPLGEVALERLKAVAAHNELGAGMQLAMKDLEIRGAGNLLGGEQSGHIQGVGFDLYIRLVGEAVANFRGEAEEKAAEMKIELPVNAHLPHDYVPGERLRLEAYRKLAAAVTDEAIDAVVAELKDRYGEPPAAVQNLVSVARFRVAARALGLTDVALQGNFIKFAPAELPESKQMRLTRMYPGAAIKPALNAVLVPKPKTARIGGRDLVDAEILDWAKNVLDAVFTA from the coding sequence GTGGCGAAGTTCGTCGAACTCCTGCAGCGGTCCACGGGCGCCGGGCCCACCCGCACCACCCGCGAGTACCTCGTCCTCGAGTACGCGCCGTCCAAGCGCGGCGCACCCGGGGACCGCCTGTTCGTGCCCACGGACCAGCTCGACCAGGTGACGCGCTACGTCGGGGGCGACGCCCCGGCCCTCAGCAAGATGGGCGGCTCCGACTGGAGCAAGACCAAGAACCAGGCGCGCAAGGCGGTCAAGGAGATCGCCGGCGAGCTCATCCGCCTCTACTCGGCGCGCATGGCCTCACGGGGCCACGCGTTCGGGCCCGACACGCCCTGGCAGCGCGAGCTCGAGGAGGCGTTCCCCTACGTCGAGACCCCCGACCAGCTGACCACGATCAACGAGGTCAAGGCCGACATGGAGCGCGAGGTCCCGATGGACCGCCTCGTCTCGGGCGACGTCGGCTACGGCAAGACCGAGATCGCGGTGCGTGCGGCCTTCAAGGCCGTGCAGGACGGCAAGCAGGTCGCCGTGCTCGTGCCCACGACGCTGCTGGTCCAGCAGCACTTCGAGACGTTCTCCGAGCGCTTCTCGGGCTTCCCGGTGCGGGTCCGCGCGCTGTCGCGCTTCCAGACCGCGAAGGAGTCGCGCGAGACGGCGGAGGGCCTGACCTCGGGAGCCGTCGACGTCGTGATCGGTACCCATCGGCTGCTGTCGAAGGAGGTCTCCTTCAAGGACCTGGGACTCGTGATCGTCGACGAGGAGCAGCGGTTCGGCGTGGAGCACAAGGAAGCGCTGAAGAAGATGCGCACCAACGTGGACGTCCTCGCGATGAGCGCCACGCCGATCCCGCGCACGCTCGAGATGTCACTCACGGGTATCCGCGAGACCTCGACGCTCGCGACGCCGCCGGAGGAGCGCCACCCGGTCCTCACGTACGTGGGCCCCTACACGGACAAGCAGGCGTCGGCGGCCATCCGCCGCGAACTGATGCGGGAGGGCCAGGTCTTCTTCGTGCACAACCGCGTCTCCTCGATCGACCGCACGGCCGCGCACCTCAAGGAGCTGGTGCCCGAGGCGCGCGTGGCCGTGGCGCACGGCCAGATGACGGAATCGCGCCTCGAGCAGATCATCGTCGACTTCTGGGAGAAGCGGTTCGACGTCCTCGTCTGCACCACCATCATCGAGACCGGCCTGGACATCTCCAACGCCAACACCCTCATCGTGGACCGCGCCGACTCCTACGGGCTGTCGCAGCTCCATCAGCTCCGCGGCCGCGTGGGCCGTGGACGCGAGCGGGCCTACGCGTACTTCCTGTACCCGTCCGAGAAGCCGCTCGGCGAAGTGGCCCTCGAGAGGCTCAAAGCCGTCGCGGCCCACAACGAGCTCGGCGCGGGAATGCAGCTGGCCATGAAGGACCTCGAGATCCGCGGCGCGGGCAACCTGTTGGGCGGCGAGCAGTCCGGCCACATCCAGGGCGTCGGCTTCGACCTCTACATCCGCCTCGTCGGGGAGGCCGTCGCCAACTTCCGGGGCGAGGCCGAGGAGAAGGCGGCGGAGATGAAGATCGAGCTGCCGGTCAACGCGCACCTCCCGCACGACTACGTGCCGGGGGAGCGGCTGCGCCTGGAGGCGTACCGGAAGCTCGCCGCCGCCGTCACCGACGAGGCGATCGACGCCGTCGTCGCCGAACTGAAGGACCGTTACGGGGAGCCGCCCGCCGCCGTCCAGAACCTCGTGTCCGTGGCCCGCTTCCGGGTCGCGGCCCGAGCGCTGGGCCTCACGGACGTGGCACTGCAGGGCAACTTCATCAAGTTCGCCCCCGCCGAGCTGCCCGAGTCCAAGCAGATGCGCCTCACGCGGATGTACCCCGGGGCGGCGATCAAGCCGGCGCTGAACGCTGTGCTCGTGCCTAAGCCGAAGACCGCGCGGATCGGCGGCCGGGACCTCGTCGACGCCGAGATCCTCGACTGGGCGAAGAACGTCCTCGACGCGGTGTTCACGGCGTAG
- a CDS encoding hypothetical protein (possible pseudo due to frameshift): MDLTGQKIVIAHPSADLYGSDRMMLETLEGLSGSGADVVVVVPNDGPLLARVSADHTVPVIVPSLVLRKSLLSAKGSCRWSREVRSPSSGSPCSSPGTARTSSM; encoded by the coding sequence ATGGACTTGACCGGACAGAAGATCGTCATCGCTCATCCCTCGGCGGACCTCTACGGCTCGGACAGGATGATGCTCGAGACCCTCGAGGGGCTGTCCGGCTCGGGCGCGGACGTCGTCGTCGTCGTGCCGAACGACGGACCGCTCCTGGCCCGTGTCAGCGCTGACCACACGGTCCCGGTGATCGTGCCGAGCCTCGTGTTGCGGAAGAGTCTCCTCTCCGCGAAGGGGTCCTGTCGCTGGTCGCGAGAAGTGCGCAGTCCGTCGTCCGGATCTCCGTGTTCCTCGCCCGGAACCGCCCGGACATCGTCTATGTGA